From the Prunus dulcis chromosome 4, ALMONDv2, whole genome shotgun sequence genome, one window contains:
- the LOC117625015 gene encoding uncharacterized protein LOC117625015, with protein MEADEVMELYDSYWFQLGIFEKQPNSANPSRIEADPVLEIEEEPSKPELLRIPTLLHTRSMSDELSSKTSFNFSFCPSPDSVLHRPKLSTILSGKEATEVETPIQRHVEESPKNITRRRRKKKKGESKSLTDLQFEELKGFMDLGFVFSEEDKEDSNLASIIPGLQRLGKDGQDEVFDESAIPRPYLSEAWKVRDQRKREKPLMNWRFPALGNEIDMKDNLRWWAHTVASTVR; from the coding sequence ATGGAAGCAGACGAAGTAATGGAGCTCTATGATTCTTACTGGTTTCAGCTCGGAATCTTCGAAAAGCAACCAAATTCAGCAAACCCATCAAGGATTGAAGCAGACCCAGttcttgaaattgaagaagaacCATCAAAACCAGAGCTTTTACGCATCCCGACCCTCCTCCATACCAGGTCCATGAGCGACGAATTGAGCTCCAAAACAAGCTTCAACTTCAGCTTCTGTCCCTCACCAGACTCAGTCCTCCACAGACCAAAGCTCTCCACCATTCTTTCTGGCAAGGAAGCCACAGAAGTTGAAACCCCAATACAGAGACATGTCGAAGAGTCGCCAAAGAACATTACAAGacggaggaggaagaagaagaagggtgaGAGCAAGAGCTTGACAGACCTTCAATTTGAAGAgctaaaagggtttatggatcttggttttgttttctcagaGGAAGACAAAGAAGATTCAAACTTGGCTTCAATCATTCCTGGGCTGCAAAGATTAGGGAAGGACGGCCAAGATGAGGTCTTTGATGAGTCTGCAATTCCAAGGCCTTACCTTTCTGAAGCTTGGAAGGTGAGGGatcaaagaaagagagagaagccaTTGATGAATTGGAGGTTTCCTGCGTTGGGCAATGAAATTGACATGAAAGACAATCTCAGATGGTGGGCTCACACAGTTGCTTCCACAGTTAGATGA